The following is a genomic window from Chanos chanos chromosome 1, fChaCha1.1, whole genome shotgun sequence.
TAAATGTTAGTCCCAATGGACAGGTGCGGCTATGACTAAAGGTACTACAGCACAAGGAGGAGCAACTGATAAACggtgagaagagaaatgaaggcGGAGTGGATTAAACAAGGGCCGTCAGGCTGGATGGGTCATGAGCGCTGTTCCAGAAGCTTCAGcggagaagaggaggtggatCACCCAGGGCATTCGGCCTTCGCGTCATGTGACCACCTCATTCTGTATGTTCACTGGGGTAAGGAACTGCACCTTGGGCATGGCGAGGGCGGAGTTACTGCGTCGCATAGAGTTTCCCTTACGCATGGAGTTGTTCCGACGCATGGAGTTCCTCTTGCGCAGCGAGTTCTGGTGTGAGAGTTCGCTCTTCTGAAGCGTCTGGATCAGGATGGACGGCTTTTCATCTAGCTCACGGGCGCTGCAACGCGGAGTCGCCACCTTCACAGTGTTGCCAAACTTAGAGTAGTCCACCGAGTAGATGCCCTCCTCTTCTGTGACAATGGGAACGAAACGGTGACCCCACTGGATCTCCTCTGATACGTAGGAGGTGCGCGCCTGGGTTGTGATGCCCGTGGTCTCCACCACACCCTCTAGGATCACGATGACCTCCAGGTCGCTGCACTGCAGCTCCATGGCGGACAGGTCGTAGAGGGGGCTGTCTTTGTCAATGACGTGGCAGATGATGAGTGGAGCCAGCAGGAAGATGCTGTTGCTGGCCACAGCGCTTTCTGTCTGGACATCGATCTGGTGGATGGGTATGACCTCGCCCTCAGGCGTGGTGGTCTTCCGCACCACCTGCAGGCGGACAGTGGCACCGATGATCATGCTCTTGCGGAGGTCCCCTACACGGATCATGAAGCAGAGGTGGTTGTTTCGCACAGCGATGACGGCGTGGCGGCTGAAGATGAGCGTCTCTGCACGACGGTGTGACTGGGCCGTCTTCATGAAGATGCAGCCCAGCATGACTGCGTTGACGATAAGACCAGCAATGTTCTGGAGGATGAGGACAGTGATGGCAGTTGGACACTGCTCGGTGATCATACGGCCGCCAAAGCCGATGGTCACCTGGACCTCGATGGAGAAGAGGAAGGCGGAGGTGAAGGACCTGCGTGGGAAAACAGACGGGCGTAGGAattaaactgagtgtgtgtgaatgggccATTCAGTCACTATTAGACTCAAGGGACCTGACCAGTAACCATGAGGTCAGAGTAGTTAGAGCCAAAGGGGTAGCAAAGCCTCCTTCTGGAGGATGACATGATCTGCAGGACGATTTGAaccttacacaacacacacaagcacacacagactatTCGTCCTGAGAAACCTCTGAAACCCAGATTAATTTGTGGTAGATCATTGCTGAACAAAGTTCTGCACAAGTTCTTAACCAACTCTCGCTTATGTCgagttttacattttgaaatttgCATTGATTAAAAGTCGTATAAGATATGGTTAGTGGCAAATTCACTTCGTGGCATTAGCATTAACTTCTAAAACTGTTTAAGCGCTGAATATAGTAACAGTGGTCTCCATCGCGCTCACGTATTTTGAAATCGCCTATCTATTACATTTAACACGTTTAACAGTGATTTTACCAGACACTAACAGCAGATATGTGCGGGATGTGTACTTACTTAACATTGGTGACGCACTGTTCGATACCTGCTTTCCGATTAGGATCTAAATCCCCGTGCGCAAAAGCCACGAGCCACCAGCCCATAGCGAAAAGCAGCCAACTGCACAAGAAGGTCATTGTAAATATGACAAGTGTAAAACGCCATTTCAGATCCACCAGCGTAGTGAAAACGTCTTGCAAGAATCTCCCCTGTTCGCGGATGTTCTTGTGCGCCAGATTACAGGAGCCATTTTTAGCGATGAAACGGGCTTTGTTTACCCGGTCTCTGAACACGGGTTTTCGGGGAATCCGTGATGCAAGCGCCGGTAGCGCAAACTCTTCAGGAATGATACTTTTTCTTGCCAACATCATTAAAGCATGTTACAGTATGCCTCTTACCTCTTACAGCTACCTcttaaaaataagaaatgattaaaaacgATAGCTGAATGACTAAATGCGTAATTACCAATCATCAGCTGCGAATATTAAAAAGATGCATCTTCCAGGTATTCGTCTTCAAGCGTTTTTATAAACAGAAAACGTTGAAACTTCTAAAACATTGTATTCATTGTATGACTAAAGACACGCGACACTTATTATGAATTACGAGCGAGGGATTGCTCCAAAAACATAATATTATCGGTGCAGAGGCACAAGTTGCGTATATCCCAAGACACTTCCAAAAAAACTTGCTCCATCAGTACCGAGTTTCCAGTAACCCTGCCGCATCCCAAATCCAGTTGACGTATACTTTGTGGGCGGGTTACAAGAGAACTGGTGGCTGCGGAGAAGTGGACGGCCAAAGTTTTGTTGCATAACgaatttttatctgttttcccagggaaaaagtgaacaaaaataataaaaaagagaatgaatcaTTCACATACGTTAAAATTATTTGAATGTCCTGGACAAGTGTAGAAACCATGTTTACCCAGGatgaaatattcacagtgaTTAGTGTGTATGATTACGATCATATAGACGTATACGGCAACATGTTAGTATGTCTGTAATGGTCATACTGTATATACAGCAAGGTGCGAAGAAAATCTTGTAGATAATCACCTCCTAACGACAAACCAACAGCAGGTGGCGTACTTCTGCAAGTGATTTTATTAGTATCCTTAAATTTTATACAAGAGACCTGGCCTCTTGGTGTTCCAATCAAACTGACCCCACCCcactcagaaagaaagaaagaaagaattcgTCTTATTGGCTTATGTGTTTGAGAGTAAAAGTAAACTCAAAAGGAGATAGTCATGATATTTCTTGCATTACACTCCTAAAATACTGACTCTCAGACTGTAACTCTGTACGAGAGGGACATTATGAACATTACGAATGTGAAACGTCATCTAGTGTTCGCTTCAACGAGCATATCCTGGGGGAAAAATCCCTCTTTCTGTCGCTGTTTCAAAATCTAACCACGTATTATGCGCCCAGACTTGGCACATCAGCTGGTGCGGCAGTTATTGCTTTTCAGATTTACCGATTTACCGTGAGTAACATCCAGGCTGACGTTCTAAAATAACTGGAAGCTTCTGTAGCCCTAAGTTCCAGGACATTGTGACATTACTACTtcacagtaagacacacacacaacagcagtcaCTCTGTagcaaatttattttcagttcaagTGTAAAAAATATAGGCACACAGTAAAGTTTTGATAAACGTTTATGCTGGAACTGCCAGTgtaaatacatatgtacatttaaGACAGTTTGTGGTAAAACACGTACAAAAGCCGGTAGCAAACTTGTAATTGCACTAAAGAGTGCATAAAAATCGCAGGAAGAACACTACACCAAAATAAAAGATAGAGCGACAGATAAATTTAACGCACAAATATACTATTAACTTGCACTGAGCGAGTATTACATTGCCATGATGGAAGCAATTTGCTGTCTTTAAGCGTAACGACTAATAGAAATTGTTTTTACAGTATCATCAATAAGCAATACCAGAAGATTATAATAAAAGTACAGTGCCATTGCCAACATGTGATGTCACCCTAACCACCAGTGTCAGTGGGTTCTTTACAGCTCTGACGGTAAAAACACTTGACCATAAAAAGTCAACGGTTGGTGAAGCTTAGCATTCAAAAAGTCAGCAGGGCCTTTTAGCCTCGCAAAGACTTAATATAGAAAAAGATTCTTGGCCGTTACTGCCTGTGTGTACACAGTGAAGATTAGAATGGGTTAAAAGCTAAACAATGCTTCAAGTCCAAGTTTAAAGTGATGTCCTTAAGCAGCCTGGAGATGAACAGAGATGTTACTCCTGTGTCAAATAGATCACAAGGCTGTGAACagatagcaaattagtttaacaCTGAAGCTATGAAACCTCATGGCACGTgcttagaaaagaaagaaacagtgcCAAGTTCGTTCTGGGTTTTTCAAAGACTCAAAATAGACTGAAGAAGATCACTTCTATGAAGATGTCTGACCATACAAAAGAACACTACGTGTTTTAAAtataaactgaaaatacaatTGCACGATACTCATTTTTGGCAATCAGGTTACACAGTATAAAGCTAGTATAAAATGCAAACTTTGATTCGCAGTGTAAATAAATATTCGAATAATTATGAGCAGGCTTATATGAATTCCcgccccccacccaaaaaaggGAGAGCTATGGTCACTCTTTTTGTTTGGTGTCTAAAATGCACATTTACCTTTTCATTTCCAGCAGTATATTGTTGCGTACACGATGGTTTAAACTATGTATTTGCAATGTGTGTCAGGATCGATTCGTCATTCCACATAATATCGGAACACAGCGCATTTGTAAATACCTATGCATAGATACAGTACCCACTCACTTTGTAACGATGTAAATACACTTTGATCAGGTCATCCGTAGGAGAGGGTGGGTCTAACATTATACTGCCAACTTCAATGCTGGATTGGTACATCAGTCACAGTGCACTGGACTGAGCTGCCTCTAAACGTCTATCAAATGAATCTGGCCCTCCGTACTAACCATCCATTAAGTGTGGATGTGTCCTTTATAGGACGGAGTACTTAATGTCATATAGGCTACACTAACAAAAATAATCAGCAATGcacatcagacagacagacagtttgcCAGGTGTCCTAATGCCCTGACAACCCTGGACAGTGTTTGTACctcttcacatacacaccccttATTGCTTCACCAGTAAACAATGAAAACTAATTCTTGAACataataaattcaaaataaacaaacaaacaaaaaaaaatcaaaacagacattatatttcatataaAATACTAACGGATAAAAGGAGACTGGGCAAGGCAAATCTATGAATATCtatgaatataaataatatgaatatttatcacacacactcagtcttattatgatctctgttgaaggtattagaaatccgactgatgcaccaattgtaagtcgctttggtaaaaagcgtctgccaaataactaaattgtaaattgtaaattgtaatttgCCATGTGTCACGCTCATTGGCTCTTCCCTTTAAGGCCAGAGTGGTGAATCAGGATTAGAGGATGGGAGGAAACTGAGTAATGGACAGACGGAATTCTTCAACGGTAAGGAGAGGCTCTACATATCGGCCTTGACGAAGGAGGCGAACATGCCGTCTTCTTGTTCTAGTAAAGTCTCTGGTTTATCGTATTCCAAGATGTTCCCCCGCTTCATGACAATCACCAGATCTGCTGTCAAGATTGTGTGAACACGGTGCTGTGGAAaggagtgcacacacacacacacacacacacgcacacacacacacacacacacacacacacacacacagacaacaacttCAGTCATTTCGTACTGCATATATGTCATATTTTTCCCTGGAAATAGGATCCAGTGTACAACTAAGCACTCAAAATCACTTGGTACTGTTTTAAAACTGGAAAGtttggtaaaaatgaaaagcagtttGCCTTTGCCTATCCCACTATTCTGCCCATTATGTTATCTCTACAGCCAATACTGAGAGAAACAACAGCAGGTGCAGTCAAATCAGGCCTGAACACGGCCAAACACATCTGTGACGACAAGTCATGTGCAAGGATTTGACCACTGATCTGTAAACATGAGACAAAGATAACCCAAATGGGATGGTCGTTAGGACCCCTTAGATGCTGCAAAAACCCAAACAGTGGACAatgcgggggtgggggtggggggtggtcaTTAGTGGGCACAGTATACCGACCAGGGCACTCAGAGCTGGAGAGCAGTGTAGGCGGAGCCAAGGGTGGGgctatttgtgtgttttcactaaGAGACTGAAGAGGCTGTCCTCCTGAGCAAGCAGATTAACGGCACTGTCGCACTCCACCAGAATTCCTGAGGAAAACACCAGCACTTGCTCCGCCTCCAAAATGGAGGACACCACGTGCTGTGCCAGGGAGGTGCAAACAGATGAAGGAGGACAGGAGCAAGAAGTGgaccaggacagagagaaagagagagaatggaaaaggaAGGGataaaaacaggagaaaaagaagtaCAGGAAGCAGGCAAGCAGGTACAGAATAGAGTAGTAGATATACAgatttaaagtgaaaatgaaatggccATTTTTGCTCAAgtgctatctatctatctatctatctatctatctatctatctatctatctatctatctatctatctatccagtGTTTCTGGATGCTAATCCCGAAACCTTCAGTCAGTAAGAGAAAATGCTGAAATGGATGGTAACCCCAGAGGAGAGGGTTCTGAGACACATATCTAAGGAGGAAACATTTATAGAGAGATTATATTACAACCGGTGCTGGACTGAAGAAATCCACAAGTTAtttcttaaaatgattttagCTGTAGCATTGACACTACTTGGAAATGAATATGGGTGCTAAGGCAACCAGTGGGGGCCCAaaaacccttaatagcacaaccagtctaataaaaaaaatattaaagcaTCTCTTGTACATGCCaaattgtgaaaaaaatgtgtaaaactgGTGGACTATCCACTTCAATTACTGACACCATCCTACAGTTGCTACTGTTGCTAAGATGTAGAAGCTTCTTGGAGCAAAAATTGTGACCAATCATGTTCAGTtctgtgtatctgtttctgACTGAGATAGCTGATGTTTTGgtctaaaacaaaacagctgtgtAGTTGGCTggatgctattttttttttttttttttaatgtggttaCGAGCCAAGGTTtctcagagaggaagaaggaaagaaaacagactgGAAATCAGAATATTAAAGTGATGGTAGACACTGAAGAAGatactgaacagaaaaaaggaaggtaGAAACTCGACGTTTGGCAACTATAGCCTACACAAGTGTCCTCCTTTCCATTCaagagctgtttttctttccgtTTCGACTCTTCAACATCTCAACTTCTGAAGAAACAGCTTTTAGCAAATTTAAGGACCAGGTTGAGGCAAACTTACCGCAATGGTGACCACAGTGCGGTCAGCAAATGCTGTCATAACCACCTTTTGAAGGATGTTCTCCTGTGAGGACAATGACAAAAGATTTTGTTAGGAT
Proteins encoded in this region:
- the kcnj8 gene encoding ATP-sensitive inward rectifier potassium channel 8 is translated as MLARKSIIPEEFALPALASRIPRKPVFRDRVNKARFIAKNGSCNLAHKNIREQGRFLQDVFTTLVDLKWRFTLVIFTMTFLCSWLLFAMGWWLVAFAHGDLDPNRKAGIEQCVTNVKSFTSAFLFSIEVQVTIGFGGRMITEQCPTAITVLILQNIAGLIVNAVMLGCIFMKTAQSHRRAETLIFSRHAVIAVRNNHLCFMIRVGDLRKSMIIGATVRLQVVRKTTTPEGEVIPIHQIDVQTESAVASNSIFLLAPLIICHVIDKDSPLYDLSAMELQCSDLEVIVILEGVVETTGITTQARTSYVSEEIQWGHRFVPIVTEEEGIYSVDYSKFGNTVKVATPRCSARELDEKPSILIQTLQKSELSHQNSLRKRNSMRRNNSMRKGNSMRRSNSALAMPKVQFLTPVNIQNEVVT